The Streptomyces sp. NBC_01268 genome window below encodes:
- a CDS encoding DUF5682 family protein gives MTRPDAPAGPAPGPLLLGVRHHGPGSARAVAAALDAGRPKAVLIEGPPEADTLVALAADEGMRPPVALLAHAVDDPGRAAFWPMAEFSPEWVALRWALDHGAEVRFVDLPAAHTLAAPEPAPDEDGRGRGPRVDPVAELARAAGYDDAERWWEDVVELRGSTDPFAPFEALAEAMGALREAYGHGGHPRDLVREAHMRLRLRAARKEFGDDLAVVCGAWHVPALRRATTVTADRALLKGLPKVRTELTWVPWTHRRLARRSGYGAGIDAPGWYAHLFTAPDRPLERWMTKVAGLLRAEDLAVSSAHVIEAVRLADTLAAMRGRPLAGLGETTDAVRAVMCDGSDVPLDLVRDRLVVGDVLGGVPDGAPAVPLQRDLARLQRGLRLKPEAEPRELELDLRKDNDAARSRLLHRLRLLGVDWGAPAAGRASTGTFRESWRLRWEPELHVQVAEAGVWGTTVEAAATARAEARAVAARDLAALTALAEQCLLAGLTEALPAVLAALADRAALDSDVAHLAQALPALARSLRYGDVRATDTTALREVAAGLAERICVGLPPACSGLDTDAATEMRARLDAVHTAIALLPEGPRPDAAERGDTEPDAAEPGDARLGEAEPDAAQPEATLASQPPPPTGRTSPTAPTAPTALTAPTAPLLVERWAGVLRRLAGRERVPGVLRGRATRLLLDEGRLGEDEAARLMGLALSPGTPPADAAAWIEGFVGGASGGGLLLVHDERLLALVDGWLGAVPADAFTDVLPLLRRTFSAYEPGVRRTLGELAARGPAAGGPTPAGAATPGFATALDQERADGVLPLLHLILGTEAPA, from the coding sequence GTGACCCGACCCGACGCCCCGGCGGGGCCCGCCCCCGGGCCCCTGCTGCTCGGGGTGCGGCACCACGGGCCCGGTTCCGCGCGGGCCGTGGCCGCCGCCCTGGACGCCGGGCGGCCCAAAGCCGTCCTGATCGAGGGACCGCCCGAGGCCGACACCCTCGTCGCGCTCGCCGCCGACGAGGGGATGCGGCCGCCCGTCGCGCTGCTCGCGCACGCCGTCGACGACCCGGGACGCGCGGCGTTCTGGCCGATGGCCGAGTTCTCGCCCGAGTGGGTCGCCCTGCGCTGGGCCCTCGACCACGGCGCCGAGGTCCGCTTCGTCGACCTGCCCGCCGCCCACACCCTCGCCGCGCCCGAACCGGCCCCCGACGAGGACGGCAGGGGCCGGGGACCGCGCGTCGACCCCGTCGCCGAGCTCGCCCGCGCCGCCGGATACGACGACGCCGAGCGCTGGTGGGAGGACGTGGTCGAACTGCGCGGCAGCACCGACCCCTTCGCCCCCTTCGAGGCCCTCGCCGAGGCCATGGGCGCCCTGCGCGAGGCGTACGGACACGGCGGACACCCGCGCGACCTGGTGCGCGAGGCCCACATGCGGCTGCGCCTGCGCGCCGCGCGGAAGGAGTTCGGCGACGACCTCGCCGTCGTCTGCGGCGCCTGGCACGTGCCCGCGCTGCGCCGCGCGACCACCGTCACCGCCGACCGGGCCCTCCTCAAGGGACTGCCCAAGGTCAGGACCGAGCTGACCTGGGTGCCCTGGACCCACCGCCGGCTCGCCCGGCGCTCCGGCTACGGCGCGGGCATCGACGCGCCCGGCTGGTACGCGCACCTGTTCACCGCCCCCGACCGCCCGCTCGAACGGTGGATGACCAAGGTCGCCGGCCTGCTCCGGGCCGAGGACCTGGCGGTCTCCTCCGCCCATGTCATCGAGGCCGTCCGGCTCGCCGACACCCTCGCCGCGATGCGCGGGCGCCCGCTCGCCGGGCTCGGCGAGACCACCGACGCCGTCCGGGCCGTGATGTGCGACGGCTCCGACGTCCCCCTCGACCTGGTCCGCGACCGGCTCGTCGTCGGCGACGTCCTCGGCGGCGTCCCGGACGGCGCCCCCGCCGTGCCGCTCCAGCGCGACCTCGCCCGGCTCCAGCGCGGCCTGCGCCTCAAGCCCGAGGCCGAGCCGCGCGAGCTGGAGCTCGACCTCCGCAAGGACAACGACGCCGCCCGCAGCCGGCTGCTCCACCGGCTCAGGCTGCTCGGCGTCGACTGGGGAGCGCCCGCCGCCGGGCGCGCCTCCACCGGCACCTTCCGGGAGAGCTGGCGGCTGCGCTGGGAGCCGGAGCTGCACGTGCAGGTCGCCGAGGCGGGCGTGTGGGGCACCACCGTCGAGGCCGCGGCCACCGCGAGGGCCGAGGCCCGCGCCGTGGCCGCGCGGGACCTCGCCGCGCTCACCGCCCTCGCCGAGCAGTGCCTCCTCGCCGGGCTCACCGAGGCCCTGCCCGCCGTCCTCGCGGCGCTCGCCGACCGCGCCGCGCTCGACAGCGACGTCGCCCACCTCGCCCAGGCCCTGCCCGCCCTCGCCCGCTCCCTCCGCTACGGCGACGTACGCGCCACCGACACCACCGCCCTGCGCGAGGTCGCCGCCGGACTCGCCGAACGCATATGCGTCGGCCTCCCGCCGGCCTGCTCCGGCCTCGACACGGACGCGGCCACCGAGATGCGCGCCCGCCTGGACGCCGTCCACACGGCGATCGCCCTCCTCCCGGAGGGGCCCCGACCGGACGCCGCGGAGCGGGGCGACACGGAGCCGGACGCCGCGGAGCCGGGCGACGCAAGGCTGGGCGAGGCAGAGCCGGACGCCGCACAGCCCGAAGCCACCCTCGCCTCCCAGCCGCCGCCCCCCACCGGCCGTACCAGCCCTACCGCCCCTACCGCCCCCACTGCCCTCACCGCCCCCACCGCCCCCCTGCTGGTCGAGCGCTGGGCCGGGGTCCTGCGGCGGCTCGCCGGGCGGGAGCGCGTGCCCGGGGTGCTGCGGGGCCGGGCCACGCGGCTGCTGCTGGACGAGGGGCGGCTCGGGGAGGACGAGGCGGCCCGGCTCATGGGGCTCGCGCTCTCGCCCGGCACCCCGCCCGCCGACGCCGCCGCCTGGATCGAGGGCTTCGTCGGGGGCGCCTCCGGCGGCGGCCTGCTCCTCGTCCACGACGAACGGCTGCTCGCCCTCGTCGACGGCTGGCTCGGCGCCGTACCCGCCGACGCGTTCACCGACGTGCTGCCGCTGCTGCGGCGCACGTTCTCGGCGTACGAGCCCGGGGTGCGCCGCACCCTCGGCGAGCTCGCCGCCCGCGGCCCCGCGGCCGGCGGCCCCACCCCGGCCGGCGCCGCGACCCCCGGCTTCGCCACCGCCCTCGACCAGGAGCGCGCCGACGGCGTCCTGCCCCTGCTGCACCTCATCCTCGGCACGGAGGCCCCCGCATGA
- a CDS encoding VWA domain-containing protein, whose amino-acid sequence MTLSPDRQEPDGERLRRWRLVLGGGAADGTGHALTGTDAAMDGALTALYDRKKGDQDTGRDRSAGLGGSAPSVARWLGDIRTYFPGSVVQVMQRDAIDRLGLATLLLEPEMLEAVEADVHLVGTLLSLNKAMPETTKDTARAVVRKVVDDLEKRLATRTRATLTGALDRSARISRPRHRDIDWDRTIRANLKNYLPEHRTVVPERLVGYGRASQSVKKEVVLCIDQSGSMAASVVYASVFGAVLASMRAIATRLVVFDTAVVDLTDRLDDPVDVLFGTQLGGGTDINRALAYCQSKITRPADTVVVLISDLYEGGIRDEMLKRVAAMKASGVQFVSLLALSDEGAPAYDREHAAALAALGAPAFACTPDLFPEIMAAALEKRPLPVPEA is encoded by the coding sequence ATGACCCTCAGCCCCGACCGGCAGGAACCGGACGGCGAGCGCCTGCGCCGCTGGCGGCTCGTCCTCGGCGGCGGCGCGGCCGACGGCACCGGCCACGCCCTCACCGGCACCGACGCCGCCATGGACGGCGCCCTCACCGCGCTCTACGACCGGAAGAAGGGGGACCAGGACACCGGCCGCGACCGCTCGGCCGGGCTCGGCGGCTCGGCGCCCTCCGTCGCCCGTTGGCTCGGCGACATCCGGACGTACTTCCCCGGCTCCGTCGTCCAGGTGATGCAGCGCGACGCGATCGACCGGCTCGGGCTCGCCACCCTCCTCCTGGAGCCCGAGATGCTGGAGGCCGTCGAGGCGGACGTCCACCTCGTCGGCACCCTGCTCTCCCTCAACAAGGCGATGCCGGAGACCACCAAGGACACCGCGCGGGCCGTCGTCCGCAAGGTCGTCGACGACCTGGAGAAGCGGCTCGCCACCCGCACCCGCGCCACCCTCACCGGCGCGCTGGACCGCTCGGCCCGGATCAGCCGGCCCCGCCACCGGGACATCGACTGGGACCGCACCATCCGCGCCAACCTCAAGAACTACCTCCCCGAACACCGCACGGTCGTCCCCGAGCGCCTCGTCGGCTACGGCCGGGCCTCGCAGTCGGTGAAGAAGGAGGTCGTCCTCTGCATCGACCAGTCCGGCTCCATGGCCGCCTCCGTCGTCTACGCCTCCGTCTTCGGCGCCGTCCTCGCCTCCATGCGCGCGATCGCCACCCGCCTGGTCGTCTTCGACACCGCCGTCGTCGACCTCACCGACCGGCTCGACGACCCCGTCGACGTCCTCTTCGGCACCCAGCTCGGCGGCGGGACGGACATCAACCGGGCGCTCGCCTACTGCCAGTCGAAGATCACCCGCCCCGCCGACACCGTCGTCGTCCTCATCAGCGACCTCTACGAGGGGGGCATCCGCGACGAGATGCTGAAGCGGGTCGCCGCGATGAAGGCCTCCGGAGTGCAGTTCGTGTCCCTGCTCGCCCTCTCCGACGAGGGCGCGCCCGCCTACGACCGGGAGCACGCCGCCGCGCTCGCCGCGCTCGGCGCCCCCGCCTTCGCCTGCACCCCCGACCTCTTCCCGGAGATCATGGCCGCCGCCCTGGAGAAGCGTCCGCTCCCGGTACCCGAGGCCTGA
- the sucC gene encoding ADP-forming succinate--CoA ligase subunit beta — MDLFEYQARDLFAKHGVPVLAGEVIDTPEAAREATERLGGKSVVKAQVKVGGRGKAGGVKLAATPDEAVARATDILGMDIKGHTVHKVMIAETAPEIVEEYYVSYLLDRTNRTFLAMASVAGGMDIEEVAEKTPEKLAKVPVDSNKGVDIVKAREIVAQAQFPAEVAEQVAEVLVTLWKTFVAEDALLVEVNPLAKVASGDILALDGKVSLDENADFRQPEHEALEDKAAANPLEAAAKAKGLNYVKLDGSVGIIGNGAGLVMSTLDVVAYAGENHGGVKPANFLDIGGGASAEVMANGLEIILGDEDVKSVFVNVFGGITACDEVANGIVQALELLASKGEEVTKPLVVRLDGNNAELGRKILSDANHPLVQRVDTMDGAADKAAELAAAK, encoded by the coding sequence GTGGACCTGTTCGAGTACCAGGCGAGGGACCTCTTCGCCAAGCACGGTGTACCGGTGCTGGCCGGTGAAGTCATCGACACGCCTGAGGCGGCGCGCGAGGCCACCGAGCGGCTTGGCGGAAAGTCGGTCGTCAAGGCGCAGGTGAAGGTCGGCGGCCGCGGCAAGGCCGGCGGCGTCAAGCTGGCCGCCACCCCGGACGAGGCCGTCGCCCGCGCGACGGACATCCTGGGCATGGACATCAAGGGCCACACGGTCCACAAGGTGATGATCGCGGAGACCGCTCCGGAGATCGTCGAGGAGTACTACGTCTCGTACCTCCTCGACCGCACCAACCGCACCTTCCTCGCCATGGCCTCCGTCGCCGGTGGCATGGACATCGAGGAGGTCGCCGAGAAGACCCCCGAGAAGCTGGCGAAGGTGCCGGTCGACTCCAACAAGGGCGTCGACATCGTCAAGGCCCGCGAGATCGTCGCCCAGGCGCAGTTCCCGGCCGAGGTCGCGGAGCAGGTCGCCGAGGTCCTCGTGACCCTGTGGAAGACCTTCGTCGCCGAGGACGCGCTCCTCGTCGAGGTCAACCCGCTGGCCAAGGTCGCCTCCGGCGACATCCTGGCCCTCGACGGCAAGGTGTCCCTCGACGAGAACGCCGACTTCCGTCAGCCCGAGCACGAGGCGCTCGAGGACAAGGCCGCAGCCAACCCGCTCGAGGCTGCCGCCAAGGCCAAGGGCCTCAACTACGTGAAGCTGGACGGCTCCGTCGGCATCATCGGCAACGGCGCCGGCCTGGTCATGTCGACCCTGGACGTCGTCGCGTACGCCGGTGAGAACCACGGTGGCGTGAAGCCGGCCAACTTCCTCGACATCGGTGGCGGCGCCTCCGCCGAGGTCATGGCGAACGGCCTGGAGATCATCCTGGGCGACGAGGACGTCAAGTCCGTGTTCGTCAACGTCTTCGGTGGCATCACCGCCTGTGACGAGGTCGCCAACGGCATCGTCCAGGCCCTGGAGCTGCTCGCCTCGAAGGGCGAAGAGGTCACCAAGCCGCTGGTCGTGCGCCTCGACGGCAACAACGCCGAGCTGGGTCGCAAGATCCTGTCGGACGCCAACCACCCGCTGGTTCAGCGCGTGGACACCATGGACGGTGCGGCCGACAAGGCCGCCGAGCTCGCGGCTGCGAAGTAA
- the sucD gene encoding succinate--CoA ligase subunit alpha — MAIFLNKDSKVIVQGMTGATGMKHTKLMLGDGTNIVGGVNPRKAGTSVDFDGTEIPVFGTVAEAMKETGANVSVLFVPPAFAKAAVVEAIDAEIPLAVVITEGIAVHDSAAFYAYAVEKGNKTRLIGPNCPGLITPGQSNAGIIPGDITKPGRIGLVSKSGTLTYQMMYELRDLGFSSAVGIGGDPVIGTTHIDALAAFEADPDTDLIVMIGEIGGDAEERAADFIKANVTKPVVGYVAGFTAPEGKTMGHAGAIVSGSSGTAQAKKEALEAAGVKVGKTPTETAKLARAILAG; from the coding sequence ATGGCTATCTTCCTCAACAAGGACAGCAAGGTCATCGTCCAGGGCATGACCGGTGCCACGGGCATGAAGCACACCAAGCTCATGCTGGGTGACGGCACCAACATCGTCGGTGGCGTGAACCCGCGCAAGGCCGGCACCTCCGTCGACTTCGACGGCACCGAGATCCCGGTCTTCGGCACCGTCGCCGAGGCGATGAAGGAGACCGGCGCCAACGTCTCGGTCCTCTTCGTCCCGCCGGCCTTCGCCAAGGCCGCCGTGGTCGAGGCGATCGACGCCGAGATCCCGCTCGCCGTGGTCATCACCGAGGGCATCGCCGTCCACGACTCCGCCGCGTTCTACGCGTACGCCGTGGAGAAGGGCAACAAGACCCGCCTCATCGGCCCGAACTGCCCCGGTCTCATCACCCCGGGCCAGTCCAACGCCGGCATCATCCCGGGCGACATCACGAAGCCGGGCCGCATCGGCCTGGTCTCGAAGTCCGGCACGCTGACGTACCAGATGATGTACGAGCTCCGTGACCTCGGCTTCTCCTCCGCCGTCGGCATCGGTGGCGACCCGGTCATCGGCACCACGCACATCGACGCCCTGGCGGCCTTCGAGGCCGACCCGGACACCGACCTGATCGTCATGATCGGCGAGATCGGCGGCGACGCCGAGGAGCGTGCGGCCGACTTCATCAAGGCCAACGTCACCAAGCCGGTCGTCGGCTACGTCGCGGGCTTCACCGCGCCCGAGGGCAAGACCATGGGCCACGCCGGCGCCATCGTCTCCGGCTCCTCCGGCACCGCCCAGGCGAAGAAGGAGGCCCTGGAGGCCGCGGGCGTCAAGGTCGGCAAGACCCCGACCGAGACGGCCAAGCTGGCGCGCGCGATCCTCGCGGGCTGA
- a CDS encoding sigma factor-like helix-turn-helix DNA-binding protein produces the protein MSPTSPTVSLPSPKEQRRLREALSLSEEQVAEAMGVTRATVRSWETGRSAPRGRKREAYAKLLGVYEEPTAPRTEKPARPAPAATRPRPAAKGPARPPKSPAPAPAAAAKAPAPTAQAAPAAQPVTSRQAPRVTRTAPEVPASHQERLKPAAEPAGAAVAETPDPDAPLGVEPLGVGALGAEPLVVEPGLTPEQAFDALYAYAAPGLVHQTYLLTGRRSLSRESVEQAFHHAWQHWPEVAVDRDPVGWVRAAAYEYALSPWHRFRRRHRHPDSAPTEASRRALLMALLELPAPYRRTVLLYDGLGLDLPETAAETEASTPAAGNRLLHARTVIGQRVPGLADPEALQRRLSALVAEAPTATLPAARSVRSGSERRSRLLTRAVFGVTAALICATAFTVSTAPTRYIPVNAPGEVVEGVPVRGGPQKLGPEDRELRDRLRSEPNPGPERLIPRAE, from the coding sequence ATGAGCCCCACGAGCCCGACCGTCTCGCTGCCCTCCCCCAAGGAGCAGCGACGCCTCCGCGAGGCCCTCTCCTTGAGCGAGGAGCAGGTCGCGGAGGCCATGGGCGTCACCCGCGCCACCGTCCGCTCCTGGGAGACCGGCCGCAGCGCCCCCAGGGGACGCAAACGCGAGGCGTACGCGAAGCTGCTCGGCGTGTACGAGGAGCCCACCGCGCCCCGTACGGAGAAGCCCGCCCGGCCGGCCCCCGCCGCCACCCGCCCCCGCCCGGCCGCCAAGGGCCCGGCCCGGCCGCCCAAGTCACCGGCCCCGGCTCCGGCGGCCGCGGCGAAGGCCCCGGCGCCGACGGCGCAGGCGGCACCCGCCGCACAGCCGGTCACCTCTCGCCAGGCCCCCCGCGTCACCCGGACGGCCCCCGAGGTCCCCGCGTCCCACCAGGAGCGGCTGAAACCGGCCGCGGAGCCCGCCGGGGCGGCGGTGGCCGAGACCCCGGACCCCGACGCACCGCTCGGCGTCGAGCCGCTCGGCGTCGGTGCGCTCGGCGCCGAACCCCTCGTCGTCGAGCCCGGGCTCACGCCCGAGCAGGCCTTCGACGCGCTGTACGCGTACGCCGCGCCCGGCCTCGTGCACCAGACCTACCTGCTCACCGGGCGCCGCAGCCTCTCCCGCGAGTCCGTCGAGCAGGCCTTTCACCACGCCTGGCAGCACTGGCCCGAGGTCGCCGTCGACCGGGACCCGGTCGGCTGGGTGCGCGCCGCCGCGTACGAGTACGCGCTCTCCCCGTGGCACCGCTTCCGGCGCCGCCACCGGCACCCGGACTCCGCACCCACCGAGGCCTCCCGGCGCGCCCTGCTCATGGCGCTCCTGGAGCTGCCGGCCCCGTACCGCCGGACCGTCCTGCTCTACGACGGGCTCGGCCTCGACCTGCCCGAGACGGCGGCGGAGACCGAGGCCAGCACCCCGGCGGCCGGGAACCGGCTGCTGCACGCCCGTACCGTCATCGGGCAGCGGGTCCCCGGTCTGGCCGACCCCGAGGCCCTGCAGCGACGGTTGAGCGCCCTCGTCGCGGAGGCGCCGACGGCGACCCTGCCCGCGGCGCGCAGCGTGCGCAGCGGCAGCGAGCGCCGGTCCCGGCTGCTGACCAGGGCCGTCTTCGGGGTGACGGCGGCGCTGATCTGCGCCACGGCCTTCACCGTGTCGACCGCGCCGACCCGCTACATCCCGGTGAACGCGCCCGGCGAGGTCGTCGAGGGCGTCCCGGTCCGCGGCGGCCCGCAGAAGCTGGGCCCGGAGGACAGGGAGCTGCGGGACCGGCTGCGGTCCGAGCCGAACCCCGGCCCGGAGCGCCTGATCCCCCGAGCGGAGTAA
- a CDS encoding cell division protein PerM, producing the protein MTQVTEHHPPLSPDAPVQGARTAALATAFVRGGVAAGLGLGALAVLVTAAWIASPFPDSGPGGALHTAAGLWLLAHGADLLRTGTTSGVASPLGVTPLLLTALPLWLAHRAARDTLDAGDGRPAPSTAGAVAAVSGGYLLVAAVVVVYTESGTLPADLLATGVWTPLSVVAAASAGAWTAHGRPLPGRVETVVALRSAGLALAVLLCGGAALAAVSLLWHVGDARVSLDGLAGEWSGRAAVLLLVLALLPNAVVWGMAYGLGPGFSVGTGALVTPLGFAGTPAVPDFPLLAALPAEGRGMWLHWTAAVVPVAATLLLGHRVGRAARAWPVREAVRAALVASWACGVAVALLAAAAGGPLGTGRLASFGPVWWEAGAAAVLWGSALGVPTALAVRSWGLRGRGRGAAALAAAKGVPVAAGAAVLALLPLPLPGPAEAVQDPRGTGKGAGSDDPAGPADATRSAAGTPGAAPPGALAALDALEALDDLDEGTGDDAYGFLPAAWEPPAEPRSQGRDRDRDREQDQDREQDQGPEQGPEQGPEQGPEQGP; encoded by the coding sequence GTGACGCAAGTGACCGAGCACCACCCGCCGTTGTCACCCGACGCCCCGGTCCAGGGAGCCCGTACCGCCGCCCTGGCCACGGCTTTCGTGCGCGGCGGGGTCGCGGCGGGCCTCGGGCTCGGCGCGCTCGCCGTCCTCGTGACGGCGGCCTGGATCGCCTCCCCGTTCCCGGACAGCGGCCCCGGCGGGGCCCTGCACACCGCCGCCGGCCTCTGGCTGCTGGCCCACGGAGCCGACCTGCTCCGCACCGGCACGACGAGCGGGGTCGCCTCCCCCCTCGGCGTCACCCCGCTGCTGCTCACGGCCCTCCCGCTGTGGCTCGCGCACCGGGCCGCCCGGGACACGCTGGACGCCGGCGACGGGCGCCCGGCTCCTTCCACCGCGGGGGCCGTGGCCGCCGTGTCGGGGGGATATCTGCTGGTCGCGGCCGTAGTCGTGGTCTACACGGAGAGCGGGACGCTGCCCGCCGACCTGCTCGCCACCGGAGTCTGGACGCCCCTGTCCGTGGTGGCCGCCGCCTCGGCGGGCGCCTGGACGGCGCACGGCAGGCCGCTGCCGGGCCGGGTGGAGACCGTCGTGGCCCTGCGTTCCGCGGGACTCGCGCTGGCCGTCCTGCTGTGCGGCGGCGCGGCGCTCGCGGCCGTCTCGCTGCTCTGGCACGTCGGCGACGCCCGGGTCTCCCTGGACGGTCTCGCGGGGGAGTGGTCGGGGCGGGCGGCCGTCCTGCTGCTCGTCCTGGCGCTGTTGCCGAACGCGGTCGTGTGGGGCATGGCGTACGGCCTCGGCCCCGGCTTCTCCGTCGGTACGGGTGCGCTGGTCACCCCGCTCGGCTTCGCCGGCACCCCCGCCGTGCCCGACTTCCCGCTGCTCGCCGCGCTGCCCGCCGAGGGCCGGGGCATGTGGCTGCACTGGACGGCCGCGGTGGTCCCGGTCGCCGCCACGCTGCTGCTCGGGCACCGGGTGGGCCGGGCGGCCCGTGCCTGGCCGGTCCGCGAGGCGGTCCGGGCCGCGCTCGTCGCCTCGTGGGCGTGCGGGGTGGCGGTGGCGCTGCTCGCGGCTGCGGCCGGAGGCCCGCTCGGCACGGGGCGGCTCGCCTCCTTCGGCCCGGTGTGGTGGGAGGCGGGCGCGGCGGCGGTGCTGTGGGGGTCGGCGCTCGGCGTTCCGACGGCGCTGGCCGTACGGTCCTGGGGCCTGCGCGGCCGCGGGCGGGGAGCGGCGGCCCTGGCGGCGGCCAAGGGCGTACCGGTCGCGGCCGGAGCGGCGGTCCTGGCCCTCCTGCCGCTGCCCCTTCCCGGACCGGCCGAGGCGGTGCAGGACCCCCGGGGCACCGGCAAGGGCGCCGGGTCCGACGACCCCGCGGGCCCCGCCGACGCCACCCGCTCCGCCGCGGGCACGCCCGGCGCGGCCCCGCCGGGCGCGCTCGCGGCCCTGGACGCGCTGGAAGCCCTCGACGACCTCGACGAGGGCACGGGCGACGACGCGTACGGCTTCCTGCCCGCCGCGTGGGAACCGCCGGCGGAGCCCCGGAGCCAGGGGCGGGACCGGGACCGGGACCGGGAGCAGGACCAGGACCGGGAGCAGGACCAAGGCCCGGAGCAGGGCCCGGAGCAGGGCCCGGAGCAGGGCCCGGAGCAGGGCCCCTGA
- the purN gene encoding phosphoribosylglycinamide formyltransferase: protein MAAARLVVLVSGSGTNLQALLDAIAADPEGYGAEVVAVGADRDGIAGLERAERAGLPTFVCRVKDHGTREEWDRALTEATAAHEPDLVVSAGFMKIVGKEFLARFGGRVVNTHPALLPSFPGAHGVRDALAYGAKVTGCTVHFVDDGVDTGPIIAQGVVEVRDEDDEAALHERIKDVERSLLVEVVGRLARNGYSIEGRKVHVGERHR from the coding sequence GTGGCTGCCGCCCGCCTCGTCGTCCTGGTCTCCGGCTCCGGCACGAACCTTCAGGCCCTGCTCGACGCCATCGCCGCCGACCCCGAGGGGTACGGCGCCGAGGTCGTCGCCGTCGGGGCCGACCGCGACGGGATCGCCGGCCTGGAGCGGGCCGAGCGGGCCGGGCTGCCCACCTTCGTCTGCCGGGTCAAGGACCACGGCACCCGCGAGGAGTGGGACCGTGCGCTCACCGAGGCCACCGCCGCCCACGAGCCGGACCTCGTCGTCTCGGCCGGATTCATGAAGATCGTCGGCAAGGAGTTCCTCGCCCGCTTCGGCGGCCGCGTGGTCAACACCCACCCGGCGCTGCTCCCCAGTTTTCCCGGTGCCCATGGGGTGCGCGACGCCCTCGCCTACGGGGCGAAGGTCACCGGATGCACCGTCCACTTCGTCGACGACGGCGTCGACACCGGCCCGATCATCGCCCAGGGCGTGGTCGAGGTGCGGGACGAGGACGATGAGGCCGCGCTCCACGAGCGCATCAAGGACGTCGAGCGCTCGCTGCTCGTCGAGGTCGTGGGGCGCCTCGCCCGCAACGGCTACAGCATTGAGGGACGAAAGGTTCATGTCGGTGAACGACACCGTTAA
- the purH gene encoding bifunctional phosphoribosylaminoimidazolecarboxamide formyltransferase/IMP cyclohydrolase, with the protein MSVNDTVKPIRRALVSVYDKTGLEELARGLHEAGVELVSTGSTASKIAAAGVPVTKVEELTGFPECLDGRVKTLHPRVHAGILADLRLESHREQLAELGVEPFDLVVVNLYPFRETVASGATADECVEQIDIGGPSMVRAAAKNHPSVAIVTEPGAYGAVLDAVKEGGFTLAQRKRFAAQAFQHTAAYDVAVASWFADAVEYGAAADDSGFPDFLGATYTRKNVLRYGENPHQGAALYVDGTGGLAEAEQLHGKEMSYNNYTDTDAARRAAYDHAEPCVAIIKHANPCGIAIGADVAEAHRKAHACDPLSAFGGVIAVNRPVSVAMAEQVAEIFTEVIVAPAYEDGAVEVLAKKKNIRVLRAEGAPANPVEVKPVDGGALLQVTDRLQAEGDDPAHWTLATGDALSAEELGELAFAWKACRAVKSNAILLAKGGASVGVGMGQVNRVDSAKLAVERAGEERARGSYAASDAFFPFPDGLEILTAAGVKAVVQPGGSVRDELVVEAAAKAGVTMYFTGTRHFFH; encoded by the coding sequence ATGTCGGTGAACGACACCGTTAAGCCCATCCGCCGCGCGCTGGTCAGCGTCTACGACAAGACGGGGCTCGAAGAGCTGGCCCGCGGACTGCACGAGGCCGGGGTCGAGCTCGTCTCCACCGGCTCCACCGCCTCGAAGATCGCGGCGGCCGGCGTCCCGGTCACCAAGGTCGAGGAGCTCACCGGCTTCCCCGAGTGCCTGGACGGCCGCGTCAAGACCCTCCACCCGCGCGTGCACGCCGGCATCCTGGCCGACCTGCGCCTGGAGTCGCACCGCGAGCAGCTGGCCGAGCTGGGCGTCGAGCCCTTCGACCTGGTCGTCGTGAACCTGTACCCGTTCCGCGAGACCGTCGCGTCCGGCGCCACCGCGGACGAGTGCGTCGAGCAGATCGACATCGGCGGCCCCTCCATGGTCCGCGCCGCCGCCAAGAACCACCCGTCCGTGGCCATCGTCACCGAGCCCGGCGCCTACGGCGCGGTCCTCGACGCGGTCAAGGAGGGCGGCTTCACGCTGGCGCAGCGCAAGCGCTTCGCCGCCCAGGCCTTCCAGCACACCGCCGCGTACGACGTGGCCGTGGCCTCCTGGTTCGCCGACGCCGTCGAGTACGGGGCCGCGGCGGACGACAGCGGCTTCCCCGACTTCCTGGGCGCCACCTACACGCGCAAGAACGTCCTGCGCTACGGCGAGAACCCGCACCAGGGCGCCGCGCTCTACGTCGACGGCACGGGCGGCCTCGCCGAGGCCGAGCAGCTGCACGGCAAGGAGATGTCCTACAACAACTACACGGACACCGACGCCGCGCGCCGGGCCGCGTACGACCACGCCGAGCCGTGCGTCGCGATCATCAAGCACGCCAACCCGTGCGGCATCGCGATCGGCGCGGACGTGGCGGAGGCGCACCGCAAGGCGCACGCCTGCGACCCGCTCTCCGCGTTCGGCGGCGTCATCGCCGTCAACCGCCCGGTGTCGGTCGCGATGGCCGAGCAGGTCGCCGAGATCTTCACCGAGGTCATCGTCGCCCCGGCGTACGAGGACGGCGCGGTCGAGGTCCTGGCCAAGAAGAAGAACATCCGCGTGCTGCGCGCCGAAGGCGCCCCGGCCAACCCGGTCGAGGTCAAGCCCGTCGACGGCGGTGCCCTGCTCCAGGTCACCGACCGGCTGCAGGCCGAGGGCGACGACCCGGCGCACTGGACCCTCGCCACCGGCGACGCGCTCTCCGCCGAGGAGCTCGGCGAGCTCGCCTTCGCCTGGAAGGCCTGCCGCGCGGTCAAGTCCAACGCGATCCTGCTCGCCAAGGGCGGCGCCTCGGTCGGCGTCGGCATGGGTCAGGTCAACCGCGTCGACTCCGCGAAGCTGGCCGTCGAGCGGGCCGGCGAGGAGCGCGCACGCGGCTCGTACGCCGCCTCCGACGCGTTCTTCCCCTTCCCGGACGGCCTGGAGATCCTGACCGCCGCGGGCGTGAAGGCGGTCGTGCAGC